Genomic DNA from Hymenobacter jejuensis:
AAGGCCTGGCAGGCATTTGGCAAGGTGTAGAAACAGACCCTGATGAGCCGGGAGCCACCTGGCCGTCGGTGCTGCGGGTGCAGAACGGCAAGGGCACGGGCCTGTTTGGCGTGATGTATCAGGAAGCAACGGAGCGGCCGGACGCAACGGTGACGTTTCAGGTTCGGGCCACCCAAACTCCCGGCGGCATGCGCCTCGAACACGTGCGTAAGCTAAACGAAACTGGGGCCACCCCCTTCACCTACTGGTGCGAAGGCATCATCGTGTTCACCTACGACCCCAAGCTGGAAAAGCTGACCGGCCGCGCTGACTACGACCCCGTCGGCCATTGCGACAAGGGCACTTACACGCTTTACCGCATCAAACTAAAATCGGCGCCTACTGTGCTGGCAGGCACCGAAACTACCCTTCGTGTATCGGGCCGCAACGTGCGCTGGTACGCCGACGCGGACCTGAAACAACCGGTAAACAGCGGCAACGAGTACCGCACCAAGCTCAGCAAAGCCACTACCTTCTACCTGACGCAAGGCTACTATCCTACCCGCGAAGGCGCCGTGGTGCCCATTACCATTCAGGTAAAAGGAGCTGTAGCCAAGGCCGAACCCCAACAAGCCCCCGCGCCGGTGCCCCCACCAACCGATACCGACCGCTCGGTGCCGGCACCCATTGTATCGGCTAAGCCTGTGGCGCTGCCGACGGTGCTGTTCAAGCTGGGTACGCCGGAGCTGTTGCCGGAGGCCATTCCGGCTCTGGATCAGCTAGCAGCAGAACTCCGCGAGCGGCCTGCGCTGCGGTTGCAGGTTGCGGGCCACACCGACCGTATTGGCGAGCCGCAGAAAAACCTGACGCTGTCGGAGCAGCGCGCCGCGGCGGTAAAGGAGTACCTGGTAAAGGCGGGCATTGCGCCCGACCGTATCAGCACCGTGGGCTATGGCGACACCCACCCACTTTACCCCTCACCCGATGCCCGTAACCGCCGCGTGGAAGTATCGGAGGCAAAATAGATAAATATACAAATATTTGATTACCAAGTATTTATACACAA
This window encodes:
- a CDS encoding OmpA family protein, which translates into the protein MKRSIWLGVAALLLAGSVKAQGLAGIWQGVETDPDEPGATWPSVLRVQNGKGTGLFGVMYQEATERPDATVTFQVRATQTPGGMRLEHVRKLNETGATPFTYWCEGIIVFTYDPKLEKLTGRADYDPVGHCDKGTYTLYRIKLKSAPTVLAGTETTLRVSGRNVRWYADADLKQPVNSGNEYRTKLSKATTFYLTQGYYPTREGAVVPITIQVKGAVAKAEPQQAPAPVPPPTDTDRSVPAPIVSAKPVALPTVLFKLGTPELLPEAIPALDQLAAELRERPALRLQVAGHTDRIGEPQKNLTLSEQRAAAVKEYLVKAGIAPDRISTVGYGDTHPLYPSPDARNRRVEVSEAK